In a single window of the Plasmodium cynomolgi strain B DNA, chromosome 6, whole genome shotgun sequence genome:
- a CDS encoding hypothetical protein (putative), protein MGDHQNLLTEEEDQLCYIDRYDVNELIGDIEQNDGDAQCNESNSICEYEIPFLFSNRENNREDSERNSSVSYLDDGASTIISKQDEDNGTEEDPVGKNKTKKKQTSKTKGKGKSNGKNEQTAKEKINIIFIPSDGNGLDNFEEILAMKNMNNENVEKKLNEKFYQIFCKSVADINTHNLSKVRKSSERQRRGTLHVEHIDYGDIFLSIKDSVTRRERRSNSNLLRDDSLRQLGGRKEQLRRYTNVEEHHQALLGKRKVKNAYNYRCNGGNFFKSYRKKDTLYYHPIGDRIIEKGASHSRRRQVTAPYIHHVAANKRRRYYVSPADDRHIIPYDDVTLEDRKFLSNLYINGNGKKQNVMCSSGDYEEKKGSPFSGEKITSNHVLIHSGRSPRGVDARPQEGGIRRNCPPAQEEIHLCEQHVGVEAHGEQYYLSRRDNDEVTRREGSAPTVVEINQGDKQPEEGVTNAFELNFVFDSRRDLPPEEIGSEDAGGEEKNDGYACWGDNQPGEEAALGSDPGEEAALGSDPGEEADVEKEEESTSPPIHGHQTEAKENTPPNDGNANELCHWTGEVESACDESVVSLGSLRKSGGEGGHPFLSSREDKEYFDLLVRRYEKTKLVLEGSEVFSMSVSDAPGGGASVGSLASVGEVAGEVAGEVAGEVEVVGEVEEVGEMEVVREAGEKEVAGEAREKEVAGEAGEVPDVEVTEEANENPLGELNTEDRASQKGGEEAEGEEAPTGEPSMDEAPADDTSQIGRYEELLENDMCDLYNLKMHDLKTLKKCDFGSSKNLLIKDIFMNHSNILKEDEGPLEDVVDMDNAQGRNDEPIDEDDGEIKSFLAKLKADVTSQINLNNEDNEQAFDLLDSVHENGYYYDCDGAEEEKKEEEKKKVEKKKVEEDDDARGYDLFEDDPNDGEDFPMGSKLNLSDLDDNVGGGTAGGATMDAAVEAHPGGGSLFGSPTKLEEERKDTECQTEFPLDFSRNTNRTPRKKSVEVILVKKKLKRMKEKDDEEADEGQNKFGVSQTDPKASYRRYPRRNRIKTLRYWIGERELTKRNPYTGEIDVVGFSECTNLGDLSPHIIGPIKYKALNLRGMYPLSADEEEVGRGHGSDSVDDDSGDAFGGFHTDGHVDGRVRKHGSDHLGVGKSRKRRRSEEKGTLKRDSNGEKDREEDSDRVVTRLSSRSYSVSKKRRKRKFINIVNYIKKRRKKKLVKSVDKGEGEAALFTKEDKEDKELIGSDVAQGDAAGSGDAPARCDHMEGKHNSEEGHNSEGNEDNLFHDASSWRFDEEAADVEVDAGEALPREASPSEALPGKEAPEKEAPGKEPPIEEPPSEEPPIEEPPREEPPDEWPPVEAADQLVANEGGLEEGTKESAIEGEDEEAKEANSDAINENTKDGAKNISEKREKMQKKKKDEKEKKDEKEKKYEKKKKDEKKKIKERRIDQMYKELSLFNLDFLPPGGKVKASKGEKKVRQEGAAGGKGAKKDITKGRKEKKGKKQQRELREVRQEETQKDQISGEPQDDVQGDQDRDDAQTSENTACDSELNGQKVATVLRTEEVGSTSGEEADSKVESKEEISSGSADDIEKELPLSGDLLVKVSPTDSGGKSLFGEQNEHHEQSKDDADDVKTVVEGEASMSGGEEKTSTMLSANVGEVEEYAKRLVQSAANETKGVATAGEEGHTSLWESTRGAVTQGSITQGSVTQGSVTQGGVTQGSVTQDESKEPSIEQDETDVAVPTLQNDGAKLNYMKEEKNDEGSKFERNKKIKKIVPMEGENEMAHVQKDSLNEVSSSNRTDAHVDGEEKKSVAAVCAKSSRNNKTILKKFVRVKVVHFDVDRRKHRRGKTGGVSNMVSLRRRGVEAENATDGMGEVVEVVDRLYEATDRLYETTDRLHEVNIPQLLRLNSCIITGSAHFKEDFPLCKSLPLVQKNLFSDVKVDLSLYSVRMTPREKYSSSSLHHNLVGYVDAGERIKIVLGSQERCFERGDFFFIPRFRSFVVDNCSSEECVVYVCPVGASIPATD, encoded by the exons ATGGGTGACCACCAGAACTTGCTcacagaggaagaagaccaGCTCTGTTACATAGACAGATACGACGTAAACGAGCTAATCGGAGACATAGAGCAAAATGACGGAGATGCTCAATGCAACGAAAGTAACAGCATATGCGAATATGAAATACCGTTCCTTTTCAGCAACAGGGAAAACAATAGGGAAGACTCGGAAAGAAATTCCTCAGTCAGTTACCTCGACGACGGAGCGTCAACTATCATTTCGAAGCAAGATGAGGATAACGGAACGGAAGAAGATCCagttggaaaaaacaaaacaaaaaaaaaacaaacaagcaaaacgaaaggaaagggaaagagtaatgggaaaaacgaacaaacagcaaaggaaaaaattaacattatttttatacccaGTGATGGCAATGGACTTGACAACTTTGAAGAAATTCTTgccatgaaaaatatgaacaatgaaaatgtagaaaaaaaattaaacgaaaaattttatcaaatattCTGCAAAAGTGTTGCAGATATAAACACACACAATTTGAGTAAAGTGAGGAAGTCAAGTGAGAGGCAGAGAAGGGGGACTCTGCATGTAGAACACATCGATTATGGAgacatttttctctccataaAGGATTCCGTAACACGGagggaaaggagaagcaacagCAACCTTCTTCGGGATGACTCACTTAGGCAGCTTGGCGGGAGGAAGGAACAGCTGAGGAGGTACACTAATGTGGAGGAGCATCATCAGGCATTACTGGGGAAGAGAAAGGTTAAGAACGCGTACAATTATCGCTGCAACGGTGGGAACTTCTTCAAAtcgtacagaaaaaaagacactCTTTATTATCACCCCATCGGAGATCGTATTATAGAAAAGGGAGCTAGCCACTCTCGTAGGAGACAAGTTACGGCTCCATATATCCACCACGTAGCAGCCAATAAGAGGAGGAGGTACTACGTCTCCCCCGCGGATGATCGGCATATTATTCCATATGATGACGTTACTCTGGAGGACAGAAAATTTCTATCAAACCTTTACATAAACgggaatgggaaaaaacaaaatgttaTGTGCTCTTCGGGTGACtatgaggaaaagaagggTTCACCTTTCTCAGGAGAGAAAATCACATCGAACCATGTACTCATTCATTCGGGGCGGAGCCCACGTGGTGTAGATGCGAGACCCCAAGAGGGAGGAATAAGAAGAAACTGCCCCCCTGCGCAAGAAGAAATACATCTCTGTGAGCAGCATGTTGGGGTGGAAGCACATGGAGAGCAGTATTACCTCTCGAGGAGGGACAACGATGAGGTGACACGACGTGAAGGAAGCGCCCCTACAGTTGTAGAGATTAACCAAGGAGATAAACAACCAGAGGAGGGAGTAACCAACGCATttgaattaaattttgtttttgacTCCAGGAGGGATCTTCCCCCTGAGGAGATAGGCAGCGAGGACGCGGGTGGTGAAGAGAAAAACGACGGTTATGCATGTTGGGGGGATAACCAACCAGGTGAGGAGGCAGCATTGGGGAGTGACCCAGGTGAGGAAGCAGCATTGGGGAGTGACCCAGGTGAGGAGGCAGACGtggaaaaagaggaggagagcACAAGCCCCCCCATACATGGTCACCAAAcggaagcaaaagaaaacacGCCACCCAATGATGGGAACGCCAATGAGTTGTGCCATTGGACAGGAGAAGTAGAGAGTGCGTGTGACGAATCGGTAGTCAGTTTGGGGAGCCTCAGGAAATCGGGAGGGGAGGGAGGACACCCGTTTTTATCTAGTAGGGAAGACAAAGAATATTTCGACCTGCTGGTGAGAAGGTATGAAAAGACGAAATTGGTTCTGGAGGGCAGTGAGGTTTTTTCCATGAGTGTTAGCGATGCGCCAGGGGGGGGGGCGTCGGTCGGTTCGCTCGCAAGTGTGGGGGAAGTGGCGGGAGAAGTGGCAGGAGAAGTGGCAGGAGAAGTGGAAGTGGtgggagaagtggaagagGTGGGAGAAATGGAAGTGGTGAGAGAGGCtggagaaaaggaagtgGCGGGAGAGGCTAGAGAAAAGGAAGTGGCGGGAGAGGCTGGAGAAGTGCCGGATGTAGAAGTGACGGAAGAGGCAAATGAGAACCCTCTGGGGGAGCTCAACACAGAGGATCGAGCGAGTCAAAAGggcggggaagaagcagaaggggaggaagcaccAACGGGGGAGCCCTCAATGGATGAGGCACCCGCTGATGACACCTCCCAAATAGGGAGGTACGAGGAGCTCCTCGAAAACGACATGTGCGATTTGTACAACCTGAAGATGCACGATTTGAAGACGCTAAAAAAATGCGATTTTGGTTCCTCGAAAAATTTACTGATAAAGGATATCTTTATGAACCATAGCAACATCTTGAAGGAAGACGAGGGTCCATTGGAGGACGTAGTCGATATGGACAATGCACAGGGGAGAAATGATGAACCTATTGATGAAGATGATGGAGAAATTAAAAGCTTCTTAGCGAAACTGAAGGCAGATGTGACTAGCCAAATAAATTTGAACAACGAAGACAATGAGCAGGCCTTCGATTTGTTGGATTCGGTGCATGAGAATGGTTATTACTACGATTGCGATGGggcagaggaggaaaagaaggaggaggaaaagaagaaggtggaaaagaagaaggtggAGGAAGATGATGATGCAAGGGGATACGACCTGTTCGAGGATGATCCCAACGACGGAGAGGATTTCCCGATGGGGTCAAAGCTGAACCTGTCAGATTTGGATGACAACGTTGGTGGTGGCACAGCAGGTGGTGCAACGATGGACGCTGCGGTGGAGGCCCACCCCGGAGGAGGGTCCCTGTTCGGGAGTCCAACGAAACTGGAGGAAGAGAGAAAGGACACCGAATGTCAAACGGAATTCCCCCTAGATTTTTCAAGGAATACGAATAGAAccccaagaaaaaaaagcgtagAGGTAATTttagtgaagaaaaaactaaagaggatgaaggagaaggacgATGAAGAGGCAGACGaaggacaaaataaattcgGAGTGAGTCAAACGGATCCAAAAGCTTCATATAGAAGGTATCCAAGAAGAAACAGAATTAAAACATTACGTTATTGGATAGGTGAAAGGGAACTTACCAAGAGGAACCCATACACAGGGGAGATAGATGTTGTCGGATTTAGCGAATGCACTAATCTAGGAGATTTGTCTCCACATATTATTGGGCCAATAAAATATAAGGCGTTGAATCTGAGAGGTATGTATCCTTTGAGTgcggatgaggaggaagttGGACGTGGGCATGGGAGTGACTCTGTGGATGATGATTCGGGGGATGCATTTGGTGGTTTCCACACGGATGGTCACGTGGATGGCAGAGTGAGGAAACATGGGAGTGATCATTTGGGGGTAGGGAAAAGCAGGAAGAGACGCAGGAGCGAGGAGAAAGGAACACTTAAGAGAGACAGCAATGGAGAGAAGGACAGAGAGGAGGATTCCGATCGAGTGGTCACGCGACTGTCCAGCAGAAGCTACAGCGTTTccaagaaaaggaggaaaaggaaattcaTAAATATTGTTAATTACATtaagaagagaagaaaaaaaaagttggtcAAGAGTGTCGACAAGGGGGAGGGAGAGGCGGCGCTGTTCACCAAGGAGGACAAGGAGGACAAGGAGCTAATCGGAAGTGACGTTGCGCAGGGTGATGCGGCAGGCAGCGGGGACGCCCCTGCGCGGTGTGACCACATGGAGGGGAAACACAACTCGGAGGAGGGTCACAACTCGGAGGGGAATGAGGACAACCTGTTTCACGATGCGAGCAGCTGGCGCTTCGATGAGGAGGCCGCCGATGTGGAAGTGGACGCAGGTGAGGCGCTGCCGAGGGAAGCGTCGCCAAGCGAGGCGTTACCAGGGAAAGAGGCACCTGAGAAAGAAGCACCTGGGAAAGAACCACCAATTGAAGAACCACCAAGTGAAGAACCTCCAATTGAAGAACCACCAAGGGAGGAACCCCCAGACGAGTGGCCACCCGTCGAAGCGGCGGACCAGCTGGTTGCTAATGAGGGAGGTTTGGAGGAGGGGACCAAAGAGAGCGCAATCGAAGGGGAAGACGAAGAGGCGAAGGAAGCGAACAGCGACGCGATCAACGAAAACACCAAGGACGGTGCAAAAAATATCTCcgagaaaagggaaaaaatgcaaaaaaagaaaaaagatgagaaagagaaaaaagatgagaaggagaaaaaatatgagaaaaagaaaaaagatgagaaaaagaaaataaaggaaagaagaatcGATCAGATGTATAAAGAGTTGTCCCTGTTCAACTTGGACTTTCTGCCCCCCGGCGGGAAGGTGAAAGCGtcgaaaggggagaagaaggtcAGACAGGAGGGGGCGGCCGGGGGGAAAGGCGCGAAGAAGGACATAACTaaggggaggaaggagaagaaggggaagaagcagcagagGGAGCTGAGGGAAGTGAGGCAGGAGGAAACACAGAAGGATCAGATATCGGGGGAGCCGCAGGATGACGTCCAAGGGGACCAAGACAGAGACGATGCGCAGACCAGCGAAAACACAGCCTGCGATTCGGAGCTAAATGGACAGAAGGTGGCTACCGTTTTGAGGACAGAAGAAGTTGGTAGCACGAGCGGCGAGGAGGCCGATAGTAAGGTTGAATCGAAGGAGGAGATTAGTAGTGGGTCAGCTGACGATATCGAAAAGGAGCTCCCCCTGAGTGGCGATCTGCTTGTGAAGGTGAGTCCTACTGACAGTGGGGGAAAGTCCCTTTTTGGTGAGCAGAATGAGCACCATGAACAGAGCAAGGATGACGCGGACGATGTGAAGACAGTGGTGGAAGGAGAGGCGAGCATGAGCGGGGGCGAGGAAAAAACAAGCACAATGCTTTCTGCTAACGTTGGTGAAGTGGAGGAATATGCGAAGCGGTTGGTTCAGTCGGCTGCAAATGAGACGAAGGGTGTGGCCACTGCAGGGGAGGAGGGCCATACCAGCCTGTGGGAATCCACCCGGGGAGCTGTCACCCAGGGAAGCATCACCCAGGGAAGCGTCACCCAGGGAAGCGTCACCCAAGGAGGCGTCACCCAGGGAAGCGTCACCCAAGACGAATCGAAGGAACCCTCTATAGAGCAGGACGAAACAGACGTAGCTGTACCAACTCTACAAAATGACGgagcaaaattaaattatatgaaagaagaaaaaaatgatgaagggAGCAAATTTGAGAGGaataaaaagataaagaagaTAGTTCCcatggaaggggaaaatgaaatggCGCATGTGCAGAAGGACTCACTAAATGAAGTGTCGTCTAGTAACCGTACAGATGCTCATGTGGACggagaggaaaagaagagtGTGGCAGCAGTGTGTGCAAAGTCCAGTAGGAATAATAAgaccattttgaagaaatttgtCCGTGTAAAGGTTGTGCATTTTGATGTGGATAGAAGAAAGCATAGGAGGGGCAAAACTGGGGGGGTATCAAATATGGTATCCCTGCGGAGGAGAGGCGTGGAGGCAGAAAATGCGACCGACGGAATGGGCGAAGTGGTCGAAGTGGTTGATAGATTGTACGAAGCGACCGATAGATTGTACGAAACGACCGATAGATTGCACGAAGTGAACATCCCCCAGCTGCTCAGACTTAACAGCTGCATCATCACAG gcaGTGCACATTTCAAGGAGGATTTCCCCCTGTGCAAAAGTCTTCCCCTCGTCCAGAAG AACCTGTTTAGCGACGTTAAGGTGGACCTCAGCCTGTACAGCGTCCGGATGACCCCGCGAGAAAAATACAGCTCAAGCAGCCTCCACCACAACTTG gtGGGGTACGTCGACGCAGGGGAGAGGATTAAAATAGTCCTGGGTAGCCAGGAGAGGTGTTTCGAAAGGggcgacttttttttcattcctcgGTTTCGCAGTTTCGTGGTGGACAACTGCAGCAG TGAAGAATGCGTTGTGTATGTCTGCCCCGTAGGGGCGTCCATCCCTGCGACTGATTAG